A genomic segment from Gracilimonas sediminicola encodes:
- a CDS encoding acyl-CoA dehydrogenase, translating into MEQTEQLIPPLTQLTEDEQMLKEAAADFAEASIKPLVEEMDENAKLDPDLVKEFFEMGLMGIDIPERYSGGGGTFMMSVVAIEQISRVDASAGVFMDVQNTLVNNAFVNFASDYLKEKYLPLLATEKVGAYCLSEAGSGSDAFALKTTAKEDGDDFVLNGSKLWITNANEADIFLVMANVNPEAGYKGITAFVVERGMEGFSISKKENKLGIRASSTCEILLEDCRVPKENVLGEVGKGYKVAIETLNEGRIGIGAQMIGIAQGAFDAALAYVQERKQFGKAISEFQGIQFQLARMATDIETARLLVYNAARMKMNGQNFLKEAAMAKFYSSEVAERVSSQAVDLFGGYGYVKEYPVEKYYRDSKIGKIYEGTTNMQLSTIAKLLLR; encoded by the coding sequence ATGGAACAAACCGAGCAACTAATTCCACCTCTAACACAGCTCACAGAAGATGAGCAAATGCTTAAAGAAGCGGCAGCTGATTTTGCTGAAGCTTCCATCAAACCCCTGGTCGAAGAAATGGATGAAAATGCCAAACTCGACCCCGATCTGGTAAAAGAATTTTTTGAAATGGGCTTGATGGGAATTGACATTCCTGAACGTTACAGCGGAGGCGGCGGAACCTTTATGATGTCGGTCGTAGCTATCGAGCAGATATCTCGTGTTGATGCATCGGCAGGCGTTTTTATGGATGTTCAGAATACCCTGGTGAATAACGCTTTTGTAAACTTCGCCTCCGACTATCTCAAAGAAAAATATTTACCTCTCTTAGCCACCGAAAAAGTAGGTGCTTACTGTTTATCGGAAGCCGGATCGGGCAGCGATGCTTTTGCCCTTAAAACCACCGCGAAAGAAGACGGTGATGATTTTGTGCTGAACGGTTCTAAGTTGTGGATCACCAATGCCAACGAGGCAGACATCTTTTTGGTGATGGCGAATGTGAATCCCGAAGCCGGATATAAAGGAATTACAGCATTTGTAGTTGAACGCGGAATGGAAGGGTTCTCAATTTCCAAGAAAGAGAATAAACTGGGAATTCGTGCGAGCTCCACCTGTGAGATTTTATTGGAAGACTGCCGTGTACCTAAAGAAAATGTACTGGGTGAAGTTGGAAAAGGATACAAAGTAGCCATCGAAACCTTGAATGAAGGCCGAATTGGTATCGGAGCCCAGATGATTGGTATTGCCCAGGGTGCTTTTGATGCGGCTCTGGCTTACGTGCAGGAACGTAAGCAGTTCGGGAAGGCAATTTCTGAATTCCAGGGTATTCAGTTTCAGCTGGCCCGTATGGCAACAGATATTGAAACCGCTCGTTTATTGGTTTACAATGCAGCCCGAATGAAAATGAATGGTCAGAACTTTTTGAAAGAAGCCGCCATGGCAAAATTTTATTCCTCAGAAGTTGCTGAACGTGTGAGTTCGCAAGCAGTTGACTTATTTGGGGGATATGGATATGTGAAAGAATATCCCGTAGAGAAATATTACCGTGATTCTAAGATCGGTAAGATCTACGAGGGTACAACGAACATGCAGCTCAGCACCATAGCTAAGTTGCTACTTCGATGA
- a CDS encoding methylmalonyl-CoA mutase subunit beta, with protein sequence MENSDFKKALHFDEFPAISTEKWEAVIEKDLKGKDYKDVLRWKSGEGVNPLPFYREENVRDLSLSPEAVAARGSWNVMEPVEGSSIAEANKEALHALENGASGLYFCPAKNYLQSRSDLENLLKDIQIELIALRFGSAISSPEVSVWLKEICNERKLNTEELSAGFNFDPMANGALTGKLASKAEIENTVNAFDESFSFCAIDSSVFANAGATIIQQLAFSLAAGNEYLGLDSKLAGNMHFNFATGPNYFLEIAKFRAFKRTWSQVLGEYGVDNNRSSIHAETNFWNKSQSDAHNNMLRTTTEAMSAAIGGCDTITVHRYDEHFSDDSGFASRIARNIQLILQEEAYLDKVADPGAGSYYIEVLTDSIAQKSWELFQDIEAKGGFYEALKSRYIQELVAASQKEKIEAYQQKEKVLVGVNKYKPDEKIQNLEFRIQNFAGFDQDMNECITIDKISLLNIEAELKNGEG encoded by the coding sequence TTGGAAAATTCAGACTTCAAAAAAGCCCTTCATTTTGATGAGTTTCCGGCCATTTCTACCGAGAAATGGGAAGCCGTAATTGAGAAAGACCTTAAAGGAAAAGATTATAAAGATGTGCTTCGTTGGAAATCCGGCGAAGGGGTCAATCCTCTTCCATTTTACCGGGAAGAAAACGTACGTGATCTTTCTCTTTCACCTGAGGCCGTTGCAGCCCGCGGCTCTTGGAATGTTATGGAGCCCGTTGAAGGTTCTTCGATAGCGGAAGCAAATAAAGAAGCCCTGCATGCACTCGAGAATGGAGCTTCCGGATTATATTTCTGTCCGGCCAAAAACTACCTGCAATCCCGCAGCGATCTGGAGAACTTGTTAAAGGATATTCAAATCGAACTTATCGCACTGAGATTTGGCAGTGCAATTTCTTCTCCTGAGGTATCTGTTTGGCTAAAGGAAATATGTAATGAACGGAAACTCAATACAGAAGAATTATCGGCAGGCTTTAATTTCGACCCGATGGCGAATGGAGCTTTAACCGGAAAGCTGGCATCAAAAGCTGAGATTGAGAACACGGTTAATGCCTTTGATGAATCATTTTCATTTTGTGCCATCGATAGTTCAGTTTTTGCGAACGCTGGTGCGACTATTATTCAGCAGTTGGCCTTTTCTCTGGCAGCGGGTAATGAATATCTCGGGCTTGACTCAAAGCTGGCTGGCAACATGCATTTTAATTTTGCTACCGGCCCCAATTATTTCCTTGAGATCGCAAAGTTCAGAGCTTTTAAACGAACGTGGAGCCAGGTGTTAGGCGAATATGGAGTGGACAATAATCGATCCTCCATCCATGCTGAAACCAATTTTTGGAATAAATCCCAATCGGATGCCCACAACAATATGCTTCGCACCACAACCGAAGCCATGTCGGCAGCAATCGGGGGTTGCGATACCATCACGGTTCATCGCTATGATGAGCACTTTTCCGATGACTCCGGCTTTGCCTCCCGTATTGCCCGGAATATCCAGCTTATCCTTCAGGAAGAGGCTTACCTGGATAAAGTGGCCGATCCCGGTGCCGGCTCCTATTATATAGAAGTGCTTACCGATAGCATAGCCCAAAAAAGCTGGGAGTTATTCCAGGATATTGAAGCCAAAGGTGGCTTTTACGAGGCGCTTAAATCACGATACATACAAGAGTTGGTAGCTGCTTCACAAAAAGAGAAAATTGAAGCTTACCAACAAAAAGAGAAAGTTTTGGTAGGGGTGAATAAATATAAGCCCGACGAAAAGATTCAAAATTTAGAATTTAGAATTCAAAATTTTGCTGGCTTTGACCAAGATATGAATGAATGTATTACGATCGACAAAATATCGCTCTTGAATATTGAAGCTGAACTTAAAAACGGGGAAGGATAA
- the scpA gene encoding methylmalonyl-CoA mutase: MKKDFSNIDFKANGNLEHKSPKKDAWETPEQIPVKPRFSVEDIEKLEHLNYAAGIPPYLRGPYSTMYAVRPWTIRQYAGFSTAEESNAFYRRNLEAGQKGLSVAFDLATHRGYDSDHPRVSGDVGKAGVAIDSVEDMKILFDQIPLDKMSVSMTMNGAVIPVMAFYIVAAEEQGVKPEKLAGTIQNDILKEFMVRNTYIYPPEPSMKIIGDIFEYTSKNMPRFNSISISGYHMQEAGATCDIELAYTLADGLEYLRTGIEAGMDIDDFAPRISFFWAIGMNHFMEIAKMRAARLLWAKIVKSFNPKNPKSLSLRTHCQTSGWSLTEQDPFNNVARTTVEAMAAALGHTQSLHTNALDEAIALPTDFSARIARNTQLFLQEETGITKAVDPWAGSYYVEYLTDKIARRAWTLIGEVEDLGGMAKAIETGIPKMRIEEAAARKQARIDSGKDTIVGVNKFQTDEKSEIDVLEVDNVKVRKSQIERINKMKQERDEKAVEAALNKLTECAESGDGNLLALAVDAARERATLGEISDAMEKAFGRYKATIKSISGVYSSELKNNDQFKAALNLADKFAEMDGRRPRIMVAKMGQDGHDRGAKVISTSFADLGFDVDIGPLFQTPKEAARQAVENDVHILGVSSLAGGHKTLVPQVIEELNKQGREDIIVIAGGVIPQQDYDFLYDAGVTAVFGPGTVIPKAAKQILEVLIENYSSS, from the coding sequence ATGAAGAAGGATTTCTCCAACATAGATTTTAAAGCAAACGGTAATTTAGAGCATAAGTCCCCAAAGAAAGACGCATGGGAAACTCCTGAACAAATTCCGGTGAAGCCGCGGTTTTCTGTAGAGGATATCGAGAAGCTCGAGCATCTCAATTATGCAGCCGGAATTCCGCCTTATCTGCGCGGCCCTTATTCTACCATGTATGCTGTTCGTCCGTGGACCATCCGTCAGTACGCCGGGTTTTCAACCGCGGAAGAATCCAACGCTTTTTATCGCCGCAACCTGGAAGCCGGACAGAAAGGTTTGTCTGTGGCTTTTGACCTTGCCACCCACCGCGGGTATGACTCCGACCACCCCCGTGTTTCCGGTGATGTAGGAAAAGCCGGGGTAGCCATCGACTCGGTGGAGGACATGAAGATTCTTTTTGATCAGATTCCGCTTGATAAGATGTCGGTTTCAATGACCATGAACGGGGCTGTTATACCTGTGATGGCATTCTATATTGTAGCAGCTGAAGAACAAGGCGTGAAGCCCGAAAAACTTGCAGGAACCATTCAAAATGATATCCTGAAAGAGTTCATGGTTCGGAATACCTATATCTATCCGCCGGAACCGTCGATGAAAATTATCGGGGATATCTTTGAATATACTTCTAAAAATATGCCTCGCTTCAATTCCATTTCTATCAGTGGTTACCATATGCAGGAGGCGGGGGCTACCTGCGACATTGAGCTCGCTTATACCCTGGCCGATGGCCTTGAATACCTCCGAACCGGAATAGAAGCCGGAATGGATATTGATGATTTTGCCCCGAGAATCTCTTTTTTCTGGGCCATTGGCATGAACCACTTTATGGAGATTGCCAAGATGCGGGCAGCGCGTTTATTATGGGCTAAAATTGTAAAGTCCTTCAACCCGAAAAACCCTAAATCGCTGTCTCTGCGAACGCATTGCCAAACTTCAGGCTGGAGCCTGACCGAGCAGGATCCGTTTAATAACGTAGCGCGCACCACGGTTGAGGCCATGGCAGCGGCACTTGGGCATACACAGTCGCTTCATACAAACGCACTGGATGAAGCTATTGCCCTGCCTACTGATTTCTCTGCCCGTATTGCCCGAAACACCCAGCTCTTTCTACAGGAAGAAACCGGCATCACCAAAGCGGTGGATCCCTGGGCCGGCTCTTATTATGTGGAATACCTGACTGACAAAATTGCACGGCGGGCTTGGACGCTGATTGGTGAAGTTGAGGATTTAGGCGGAATGGCCAAAGCAATTGAAACGGGAATCCCTAAGATGCGGATTGAAGAAGCCGCTGCAAGGAAGCAAGCCCGCATCGATTCCGGCAAGGATACCATTGTAGGCGTCAATAAATTCCAGACCGATGAGAAATCGGAAATTGACGTACTGGAAGTGGATAACGTGAAAGTGCGCAAATCCCAGATTGAGCGCATCAACAAGATGAAGCAAGAGCGCGATGAAAAAGCTGTAGAAGCTGCGCTGAATAAACTGACCGAATGCGCGGAATCGGGTGACGGAAATTTATTAGCTTTAGCCGTTGACGCTGCCCGAGAACGAGCTACTCTTGGCGAAATTTCAGATGCCATGGAGAAAGCATTCGGGCGTTATAAGGCAACCATTAAATCTATTTCCGGCGTGTACTCCTCAGAACTCAAAAATAACGATCAGTTTAAAGCAGCACTGAACCTGGCGGATAAATTTGCTGAAATGGATGGCCGGCGTCCGCGAATCATGGTCGCTAAAATGGGGCAGGACGGACACGATCGCGGGGCGAAAGTTATTTCAACCAGCTTTGCTGATTTAGGATTTGATGTGGATATCGGGCCTCTTTTCCAGACACCGAAAGAAGCCGCCCGACAAGCCGTGGAAAATGACGTTCACATCCTTGGGGTTTCCAGCCTGGCAGGAGGACATAAAACATTGGTTCCACAGGTCATCGAAGAACTCAACAAGCAAGGGCGCGAAGATATCATTGTTATAGCCGGCGGTGTGATTCCCCAGCAGGATTATGATTTCCTTTATGATGCCGGAGTTACGGCCGTATTCGGTCCCGGAACGGTTATCCCAAAAGCCGCCAAACAAATTCTGGAAGTGCTGATTGAGAATTATTCATCCTCATGA
- the meaB gene encoding methylmalonyl Co-A mutase-associated GTPase MeaB, with product MSRQLPPAAEFIEGILDGDRMLLSRAITLIESTKQEHQELAQEIIEGCLPHSGDSVRIGITGVPGVGKSTFIESFGNYVIDEQERNLAVLAVDPSSSKTRGSILGDKTRMETLSNHPNAYIRPTPTSGSLGGVARSTRETITLCEAAGFDTILIETVGVGQSETAVHSMVDFFLLLMLAGAGDELQGIKRGIMEMADSIVINKADSGNEDAAKRALAEYKNALHLFPPTESGWIPKVTTCSAFHNKGIPEVWEIVDEYVRHTKAKGYFEQQRKEQANYWLNESIHQELHQAFYGDADLKSKLEAYRQQVQEGKISSYKAAKDLMKEFLER from the coding sequence TTGAGTAGACAACTTCCACCCGCTGCTGAATTTATTGAAGGTATTTTAGACGGCGACCGAATGTTGCTCAGCCGTGCTATTACTTTAATTGAAAGCACCAAACAGGAACATCAGGAACTGGCGCAGGAAATCATCGAAGGATGTCTTCCACATTCCGGAGATTCTGTTCGAATTGGTATCACCGGTGTTCCCGGGGTTGGGAAAAGCACCTTTATTGAATCTTTTGGCAATTATGTAATTGATGAACAGGAACGGAACTTAGCCGTTCTTGCTGTTGATCCCTCCAGCTCCAAAACGCGGGGCAGTATCCTTGGCGATAAAACACGCATGGAGACGCTATCAAATCACCCGAATGCCTACATCCGCCCCACCCCCACTTCCGGCTCCCTGGGGGGCGTAGCGAGAAGCACACGGGAAACCATCACCCTTTGTGAGGCGGCAGGCTTTGACACCATCCTAATTGAAACCGTAGGTGTGGGACAGTCAGAAACGGCTGTTCATTCTATGGTTGATTTCTTTTTATTGTTGATGCTTGCCGGTGCCGGAGACGAACTTCAGGGTATCAAACGGGGTATCATGGAAATGGCCGACTCCATCGTTATCAACAAAGCCGACTCTGGTAATGAAGATGCCGCCAAAAGAGCCTTGGCTGAATATAAAAACGCCCTGCACCTCTTCCCGCCTACTGAATCCGGCTGGATTCCCAAAGTAACAACCTGTTCTGCATTTCATAACAAAGGCATTCCCGAGGTTTGGGAAATTGTGGATGAGTATGTGCGCCACACCAAAGCTAAAGGATACTTTGAGCAGCAGCGGAAAGAACAAGCCAACTACTGGCTAAATGAAAGCATCCATCAGGAACTGCACCAGGCATTTTATGGAGATGCTGATCTCAAATCAAAACTGGAAGCCTACCGACAGCAGGTCCAGGAAGGAAAAATATCTTCCTACAAAGCCGCCAAAGATTTGATGAAAGAGTTTTTGGAAAGATAG
- the cdaA gene encoding diadenylate cyclase CdaA, protein MFPIGFLEFGLKDFAETLIIALVLVYLYRWVKGTFAIQAALGILFVVIINVVIGLLGFTTINSILSQILDVGIIALIILFQPEIRKLLYRLGTNTSLDRFFSTSNSDRTIDEIIDAVKEMSKNKTGALIVFARTSSLQDLVDAGVNIDSEIRSELLTTIFQKETPLHDGAVVIRGNRIVAASCYLPISQNPNISSSFGTRHRAAVGISESNNVFVIVVSEETGRISIARNGALTSGLTIQKLRAEMEETFGSQKFDEDVAFSSAQADMKLS, encoded by the coding sequence TTGTTTCCCATTGGTTTCCTTGAATTCGGCTTAAAAGATTTTGCCGAGACGCTCATTATTGCGCTCGTACTGGTATATCTGTACCGGTGGGTGAAGGGTACGTTTGCTATTCAGGCGGCTCTGGGAATTTTGTTTGTGGTGATTATTAATGTGGTGATTGGGCTTTTGGGCTTTACCACTATCAATTCCATTCTGAGCCAGATTCTGGACGTCGGTATTATCGCGCTCATCATTCTTTTTCAGCCTGAAATCCGGAAGCTGCTGTACCGGCTGGGAACCAATACCAGTCTGGATCGCTTTTTCTCCACATCCAATTCCGATCGTACCATCGATGAAATTATCGACGCCGTGAAGGAAATGTCGAAAAATAAAACCGGGGCACTTATTGTATTTGCCCGGACTTCTTCGCTGCAAGATTTAGTAGATGCCGGTGTAAATATCGACTCTGAAATCCGAAGTGAACTCCTCACAACCATATTCCAAAAGGAAACCCCGCTTCATGACGGGGCTGTTGTCATACGGGGAAACAGGATTGTAGCGGCAAGCTGTTATTTGCCTATTTCCCAAAACCCGAACATCTCTTCATCATTCGGTACACGACACCGCGCTGCAGTAGGGATAAGTGAGTCGAATAATGTATTCGTAATTGTGGTATCGGAAGAAACAGGCCGAATTTCCATTGCCCGCAACGGAGCACTTACCAGTGGACTTACCATTCAGAAATTGCGAGCTGAAATGGAAGAAACCTTCGGCAGCCAGAAGTTTGATGAAGACGTTGCCTTCAGTTCTGCCCAGGCCGACATGAAGCTTAGTTGA
- the folP gene encoding dihydropteroate synthase: MPDDTFILSASSSPKIMGIINATPDSFSDGGKYLNHSRAMDRIHLMLKNGAQIIDVGGESTRPGAEPVSESEEIDRVIPLLEKAIPVFSDAIFSIDTTKYEVAKKALQAGAKIVNDVSGLQKDPRLADLCAEHNAAYVLMHSQGDPKTMQKNPAYNDVVEDVMAFFEQQAAEAKKRGVHHLILDPGIGFGKTLEHNLKLIAHLDKFKKFGFPVLVGASRKSMIGKILDDRPTDDRITGTVALHYHALIKGANILRVHDVKEASDSIRIFNAVQSQQ; encoded by the coding sequence TTGCCTGACGATACCTTCATTTTAAGCGCATCTTCATCCCCTAAAATAATGGGGATCATCAATGCTACGCCCGACTCTTTCAGTGATGGAGGTAAGTATCTGAACCACAGCCGGGCCATGGACCGCATTCACCTTATGCTTAAAAACGGGGCGCAGATTATAGATGTTGGAGGGGAATCAACCCGGCCGGGAGCCGAGCCCGTTTCCGAAAGTGAAGAGATAGACCGGGTTATTCCACTACTTGAAAAAGCCATCCCGGTTTTCAGCGATGCCATATTTTCAATCGATACCACTAAGTATGAGGTAGCTAAAAAAGCACTTCAGGCAGGTGCTAAAATTGTCAACGATGTAAGCGGGCTGCAAAAAGATCCCCGCCTTGCCGACCTTTGTGCTGAACATAATGCCGCATATGTTTTAATGCACTCGCAGGGTGATCCCAAGACGATGCAGAAAAACCCGGCCTACAACGATGTGGTTGAAGATGTGATGGCATTTTTCGAGCAGCAAGCTGCAGAAGCAAAAAAGAGGGGAGTCCATCATCTTATTTTAGATCCGGGAATCGGCTTCGGAAAAACGCTGGAGCACAACCTTAAATTGATCGCCCACCTTGACAAATTCAAAAAATTTGGTTTCCCTGTATTAGTCGGAGCTTCACGCAAGTCCATGATCGGTAAAATATTAGACGACCGGCCTACAGACGATCGCATAACCGGGACCGTTGCCCTGCACTACCACGCACTCATAAAAGGAGCAAATATACTACGTGTGCATGATGTGAAGGAAGCTTCCGATTCAATTCGTATATTCAACGCAGTTCAATCCCAACAATAA
- the fdxA gene encoding ferredoxin FdxA, which yields MPYVVTEPCIQCKYTNCAAVCPVDAFREGPNFLVIDPMECIDCDACVSECPVEAIYPDDEVPEKWEDYIDLNERLSEAWEDRIINETQDALPDADDWATKEDKLDQLVETW from the coding sequence ATGCCATACGTTGTTACTGAACCATGCATTCAATGTAAATACACTAACTGCGCAGCCGTATGTCCGGTTGATGCTTTCCGCGAAGGCCCAAACTTCCTGGTTATCGACCCGATGGAATGTATTGATTGTGATGCATGCGTATCTGAATGTCCGGTAGAAGCTATTTACCCCGATGATGAAGTACCTGAAAAATGGGAAGATTACATCGACCTGAATGAAAGACTATCCGAAGCCTGGGAAGATCGCATCATCAATGAAACTCAGGATGCACTGCCCGATGCTGACGATTGGGCCACCAAAGAAGATAAGCTTGATCAGCTTGTAGAAACCTGGTAA
- a CDS encoding ectonucleotide pyrophosphatase/phosphodiesterase, producing MKKILVCALISMSLMGCIEEEKSRDTKVLLVSFDGFRHDYLSKTDTPNFDKLVETGVLSEGLIPIFPSKTFPNYYAMATGLHPENNGFIANNMYDPEMDARFTISNRDAVENPDWYEGEPIWNTVEKAGKKSGTMFWVGSETPIQDMRPTHWKRYNESMPDSARIDTVVKWLSYGNEKEVDFATLYFSFVDARGHRFGPNSPEVVEAIERADNLVGYLVESINQKELSGKTNLMIVSDHGMAEISRDRVVILNEMINPDNLEVISYSPAMMANAKAGKLNEVYLALKANEEHFKVYKKEDIPERYHLKNHRRVPELLLVADVGYTITTREFFEERENYPSGGNHGFDNQAKEMHALFVANGPDFRKGYTAKPFKNVHLYSLMAHLLEITPAQNDGSLDSVSVLLK from the coding sequence ATGAAAAAAATACTTGTTTGCGCACTGATATCGATGTCCTTAATGGGGTGCATCGAAGAAGAGAAATCAAGGGATACAAAAGTCCTGCTTGTTTCCTTCGACGGCTTTCGGCATGACTACCTTTCTAAAACCGATACCCCAAATTTTGATAAACTGGTGGAAACCGGTGTACTTAGTGAAGGCCTGATTCCGATTTTTCCGTCAAAAACATTTCCGAATTATTATGCAATGGCTACTGGTCTGCATCCGGAGAACAACGGCTTTATTGCCAACAATATGTACGATCCTGAGATGGATGCTCGATTTACTATTTCGAACCGGGATGCGGTAGAAAACCCCGATTGGTACGAGGGAGAGCCGATCTGGAATACGGTTGAAAAAGCAGGCAAAAAATCAGGAACCATGTTCTGGGTAGGTTCAGAAACTCCCATACAGGATATGCGCCCCACCCACTGGAAACGATATAATGAAAGCATGCCGGATTCGGCCCGTATCGACACGGTTGTAAAATGGCTCTCTTACGGCAATGAGAAGGAAGTCGATTTTGCCACGCTCTATTTCAGTTTTGTGGATGCTCGTGGTCATCGTTTCGGGCCCAATTCCCCGGAAGTGGTTGAAGCTATTGAGCGGGCGGATAATTTAGTGGGTTATCTGGTGGAATCTATAAACCAAAAAGAACTGTCCGGCAAAACGAACCTGATGATTGTATCGGACCACGGCATGGCAGAGATTTCCCGTGATCGGGTAGTGATACTTAATGAGATGATAAACCCGGATAATCTGGAGGTTATTTCTTACAGTCCTGCCATGATGGCGAATGCAAAGGCAGGAAAATTGAACGAAGTATATTTGGCATTAAAAGCCAATGAAGAGCATTTTAAAGTGTATAAAAAGGAAGATATCCCTGAACGCTATCACCTGAAGAATCACCGCAGGGTACCGGAACTCTTGCTGGTTGCCGATGTTGGCTATACCATCACAACCAGGGAGTTTTTTGAGGAACGTGAGAATTATCCATCAGGAGGAAACCATGGCTTTGACAATCAGGCAAAAGAAATGCACGCTCTGTTTGTAGCCAATGGCCCTGATTTTAGAAAAGGATATACAGCAAAGCCTTTTAAGAACGTGCACCTGTACTCTTTGATGGCGCATCTTTTGGAGATCACTCCGGCACAAAACGATGGAAGCCTGGACAGTGTATCGGTACTTTTAAAGTGA